In Methanocella sp., the sequence TCGCTTTGCCGGAAGCCGAATGCGAAGCCCGCCTGAAATCCATCGACGCCAGTATTGTAAAATCGGGGGGCGTCCCGAACTTCTTCGGGTACCAGCGCTTCGGCATAGTCCGCCCCATCACGCATCTCGTCGGGAAAAAGCTACTACGGGGTGACATCGAGGGCGCCGCTATGGACTATATCGCGAAGTCGTTCCCGGGCGAATCCGAAGAAAACCGGAAAGTCCGTGACCTCGTCATGGAGACCCGCGACTTTCGGGAAGGCATAAGGCAGTTTCCTTTGAACCTCCGGTATGAGCGCGCCATGATGCACCACCTCATAGAGCATCCCGGCGACTACGCCGGCGCATTTCAGTCATTATCCCCTAACCTCCTGCGGCTATTCGTGCACGCTTACCAGTCCTATCTCTTTAATAAATTACTCAGCCGCCGGCTTCTGGACGGGCTCCCGCTGAAGGAGCCTCTCGAAGGCGATGTCGTATGTTTTACAGATGCGCACGGGGAGCCGGACGCGTCGAAACTGGAGACGGTGACGAAGAAGAATATGCCCGACATTAAATTTTTAATCAAGCGAAACCGGGCATATGTGACGCTTCCGCTCATTGGAAGTGACTCGGGGCTGGATGCCGGCAGTACTGGCGAAGCAGAGCGGCAGGTGCTTGAAGAAGAAGGCATCAGTACTGAAGATTTCCGAATGGCGGCCATGCCCGAGCTCGCGTCGTCGGGGCTACGGAGAGAGATCCGGTTGCGGGTAAACCCGTCGATAAGCGCAGGCACCGGCATAGCCAGATTTAAATTTTTTCTGCCCCGGGGATGCTATGCCACCACCGTCCTGCGGGAGTACATGAAATCCCGTCCTGAAAATATGGATTAGGCCAGCGGCTCATGCCATATATCCCCAAAACACACATTTTATAATCGCTCGGGCCATGGAAAACGGTAAAATATTATAATTTTATAATAATATAACATATTGTAATGTGGTGATCTTATGGCTGAAAAGAGTACAATGATTATGGGCGAGGAGCCGGCGCCAAAGGATATCGAGGCTCTGGACAGGCTCAAATCGGACATCGTAGAACAACTGCGCGCTGCCGGGGTGAAATTCCCGATCAAGACGAAGGCTGACCTGGCGGATATCTATCCGAAGGGTACGCAGAAGTCCTGCATGTATAAGGGCCGGGAAGTTTCGCTCCACGACCTTATCGATAACATCGATGACCGCGCATTCCCGCTGGAGAACGCAGGCGATACGGCCACTGCGCTTGTATCGAGCTGTCAGATGAACGTGGTGAAATAAGCTTGTTTTCCGTGATCGGCCCCCTGCAGCCAGGCGGGGGCTAATCTATCTGTTCTAGCTGTGCTTAGAATAATACGCAATTTAAATTAATAAGTCTTAGAGTCACTTTAGGCCAGTTTGAGGCGCTTTGTGGCTGAAAAAGTTTTAGAGCTTTTTATTATGCTTAGAATAGCTTAACCGGATCGTTTTTTGGTGCGGCCCGCCCGGGCAGTCATGGTGTAGTTATTAGTTTTACGGGCGGGCCGCGCACCGAATGTTCATTCGTTCATCTGCTCTGCTCAGTAGCCCTTGCCCAGGCTCGTACCCTTTTCCAGGCCTGGCGCAGGTGCATTCGATGCCTTCGATAACCCGCCCTT encodes:
- the truD gene encoding tRNA pseudouridine(13) synthase TruD, whose translation is MVKPTSYGLERLMGIDAWLTDEDGVGGDLRVEPGDFKVSEVSDFKYGTSGDYLIVRLVKENWESHHLIRDLSRQLGIGGERIGIAGTKDKRAVTSQLMSIRGVTEEQLARVNLQRAILESLGRANKGIGLGDLRGNDFDITVRNIALPEAECEARLKSIDASIVKSGGVPNFFGYQRFGIVRPITHLVGKKLLRGDIEGAAMDYIAKSFPGESEENRKVRDLVMETRDFREGIRQFPLNLRYERAMMHHLIEHPGDYAGAFQSLSPNLLRLFVHAYQSYLFNKLLSRRLLDGLPLKEPLEGDVVCFTDAHGEPDASKLETVTKKNMPDIKFLIKRNRAYVTLPLIGSDSGLDAGSTGEAERQVLEEEGISTEDFRMAAMPELASSGLRREIRLRVNPSISAGTGIARFKFFLPRGCYATTVLREYMKSRPENMD
- a CDS encoding MTH865 family protein, whose product is MAEKSTMIMGEEPAPKDIEALDRLKSDIVEQLRAAGVKFPIKTKADLADIYPKGTQKSCMYKGREVSLHDLIDNIDDRAFPLENAGDTATALVSSCQMNVVK